One Kitasatospora sp. NBC_01266 genomic window carries:
- a CDS encoding MFS transporter, producing MIDARQRNTALLVAGCFFMENLDGTIVVTAAPDIGRSLAVSATAVGVLVTAYVLTLAVLIPLSGWLTHRYGNRKVFLSAIAVFTLASLGCAASDSLAELVALRVLQAAGGAMMVPVGRLIVVARAEKQDLMRAISYTVWPGLLAPVIAPLAGGLLTTYASWHWLFLINIPLGIVAFGVAWRLIENTGAGTPPPLDWVGVLLTCTGLAGVTYTADLVAQGTAPWITVTACAAGSFALLGAAVWHLLRTPYPLVALRTLRVATFRAAQLGGFLFWLVVGAVPFLLPLMFQTAFGWSAVKSGALVLCVFVGNVGIKPATIPLTNRFGFKPLLVAATLAVALSTVGLGLTTAATALPVIVVLALISGVARSVALSSYSNITFSDIAPAQLRDANTLGATTTQLAAGLAIAVATVALRLGGPLGRLLPGPQTGSTAYTVAFGLLALAALAATVSALRLSSQAGDTVRSSRPAAAAVPAAPGD from the coding sequence GTGATCGACGCACGTCAGCGCAACACCGCCCTGCTCGTTGCCGGTTGCTTCTTCATGGAGAACCTCGACGGCACCATCGTCGTCACCGCGGCCCCGGACATCGGCAGGTCGCTGGCGGTGTCGGCGACCGCCGTCGGCGTGCTGGTCACCGCCTACGTGCTGACCCTCGCCGTGCTGATACCGCTCAGCGGCTGGCTGACCCACCGCTACGGCAACCGCAAGGTGTTCCTCTCCGCGATCGCCGTCTTCACCCTGGCCTCGCTGGGCTGCGCCGCCAGTGACAGCCTCGCCGAACTGGTCGCGCTGCGCGTCCTGCAGGCGGCCGGCGGCGCGATGATGGTGCCGGTGGGCCGGCTGATCGTGGTGGCCAGGGCCGAGAAGCAGGACCTGATGCGGGCGATCTCCTACACCGTCTGGCCCGGCCTGCTGGCCCCCGTGATCGCCCCGCTCGCCGGTGGGCTGCTCACCACCTACGCCTCCTGGCACTGGCTGTTCCTGATCAACATCCCGCTCGGCATCGTGGCGTTCGGCGTGGCCTGGCGGCTGATCGAGAACACCGGGGCCGGCACCCCGCCGCCGCTGGACTGGGTCGGCGTCCTGCTGACCTGCACCGGCCTGGCCGGGGTCACCTACACCGCCGACCTCGTCGCGCAGGGCACCGCGCCCTGGATCACGGTCACCGCCTGCGCCGCCGGCTCGTTCGCCCTGCTCGGCGCGGCGGTGTGGCACCTGCTGCGCACCCCGTACCCGCTGGTCGCCCTGCGGACGCTGCGCGTTGCCACCTTCCGGGCCGCCCAACTGGGCGGGTTCCTGTTCTGGCTGGTGGTCGGCGCGGTGCCGTTCCTGCTGCCGCTGATGTTCCAGACCGCGTTCGGGTGGAGTGCCGTCAAGTCCGGTGCCCTGGTGCTCTGCGTCTTCGTCGGCAACGTCGGCATCAAGCCCGCCACCATCCCGCTGACCAACCGCTTCGGCTTCAAGCCGCTGCTGGTCGCCGCCACCCTCGCGGTCGCCCTCAGCACGGTGGGCCTGGGCCTGACCACCGCCGCCACCGCGCTGCCGGTCATCGTCGTGCTGGCCCTGATCAGCGGCGTCGCCCGCTCGGTCGCGCTCTCCTCGTACAGCAACATCACCTTCAGCGACATCGCTCCGGCCCAACTGCGCGACGCCAACACGCTGGGCGCCACCACCACCCAGCTCGCCGCCGGCCTCGCCATCGCCGTCGCCACGGTGGCCCTGCGCCTCGGCGGCCCGCTCGGCCGCCTGCTGCCCGGCCCGCAGACCGGCAGCACCGCCTACACCGTGGCGTTCGGCCTGCTGGCACTGGCCGCGCTCGCCGCCACCGTCTCGGCCCTGCGGCTGAGTTCGCAGGCCGGCGACACCGTCCGCTCGTCCCGCCCGGCGGCAGCGGCGGTGCCGGCGGCGCCCGGCGACTAG
- a CDS encoding MFS transporter has product MSSPDRGSASYRAVLTLPHARSLFAAAMLARLCYALLSLPLLLALREGTGSYTVAGAASGLFGLVSALLGPARARLVERHHAALMLLAVCYAVLLSALAAACAAHLPALPTASLAVLAGTCPPPVGPLMRTLWGRLTTDEAQHQCALSLDTAAESSVFALGPVLGGLLVAASCAPAVLAVCAALVIIGFGLLAAGLRRTPASVRVAAPAARPRSPLRAPGIAPLLLLVLAVASALCLFEVAVLAAWGTLAAGVLTTLFSVGGVLGGLVYGRRQWRGDLARRPLVLAACSAVCYAIPALLYSAPAAGVALLLAGACTDVLLITSYQLVDRLVPEGSRTEAGAWVNTAYNLGAAMGAAIGGVLIDRSGSPAALTAAAGLLGVCTLICAPLARRRHAAEAKTATSPEPA; this is encoded by the coding sequence ATGTCAAGCCCCGACCGGGGCAGCGCGTCCTACCGCGCTGTCCTCACGCTGCCCCATGCCCGCTCCCTGTTCGCCGCCGCCATGCTCGCGCGGCTCTGCTACGCGCTGCTCAGCCTCCCCCTGCTGCTCGCGCTGCGGGAGGGTACCGGCTCCTACACCGTCGCCGGTGCCGCCAGCGGCTTGTTCGGACTGGTCAGCGCCCTGCTCGGACCTGCCAGAGCCCGACTGGTCGAGCGTCACCACGCCGCGTTGATGCTCCTGGCCGTCTGCTACGCGGTCCTGCTGTCCGCACTGGCCGCCGCCTGCGCCGCCCACCTGCCCGCTCTGCCCACCGCCTCCCTCGCCGTACTGGCGGGCACCTGCCCGCCCCCGGTCGGCCCGCTGATGCGGACCCTGTGGGGCCGGCTGACCACGGACGAGGCGCAGCATCAGTGCGCGTTGAGCCTGGACACGGCGGCGGAGTCCAGCGTCTTCGCGCTCGGTCCCGTCCTCGGTGGACTGCTGGTCGCCGCCTCCTGCGCGCCGGCCGTGCTCGCGGTGTGCGCGGCCCTGGTCATCATCGGCTTCGGCCTGCTGGCGGCGGGCCTGCGTCGGACCCCTGCGAGCGTGCGCGTGGCAGCACCCGCCGCTCGCCCTCGAAGCCCCCTGCGCGCCCCGGGGATCGCTCCGTTGCTGTTGCTCGTGCTCGCTGTCGCGAGTGCGCTGTGCCTCTTCGAGGTGGCGGTCCTCGCCGCCTGGGGAACGCTGGCGGCCGGGGTGCTGACCACCCTGTTCTCGGTCGGTGGCGTCCTCGGCGGCCTGGTGTACGGCCGACGCCAGTGGCGCGGAGACCTCGCCCGCCGACCGCTGGTGCTGGCCGCCTGCTCCGCCGTCTGCTACGCGATTCCCGCACTGCTGTACTCCGCGCCGGCGGCGGGCGTCGCCCTGCTGCTGGCCGGCGCGTGCACCGACGTCCTCCTGATCACGTCCTACCAACTCGTCGACCGGCTCGTCCCCGAAGGCTCACGCACCGAGGCCGGCGCGTGGGTCAACACCGCCTACAACCTGGGGGCGGCCATGGGGGCGGCCATCGGCGGTGTCCTGATCGACCGCTCCGGTTCACCGGCGGCCCTCACCGCCGCGGCCGGGCTGCTCGGTGTCTGCACGCTGATCTGCGCGCCGCTCGCACGTCGGCGTCACGCGGCGGAGGCGAAGACGGCCACCTCACCGGAGCCGGCCTGA
- a CDS encoding Scr1 family TA system antitoxin-like transcriptional regulator: protein MAVRRSVEQVARPLSPEGFGWLLRDLREAASMKIAPLARQVPCDGSLLSRFESAERVPKLSTVQRLDVLLKTGGRLERAWHEVDWHREIEHPDWFKQFVKVESTSVLFRDYNVSAIPGLLQTPEYARALLARGPARKDGPSLEQRVKARMSRQERFLTEDGPLAFFVIDEGVLRRMVGGRLVMYHQLKHILDVIERYPNIVVQIAPDELGEHVPATESFKLVTLPDGSEVIYSESVTRGHFSRQPEEIERLSRAYDRLRADALSASESADLIRRVMEGLLNVSPEIQPLPTKLSWFKASSSGNNGGDCIETTRDLLPTGLMPVRDSKNPDGHALTFPADSFAAFINGVKTGGFGTV from the coding sequence ATGGCTGTGCGTCGTTCCGTGGAACAGGTTGCCCGCCCGCTCAGCCCGGAAGGGTTCGGCTGGTTGCTGCGGGATCTGCGCGAGGCCGCAAGTATGAAAATCGCTCCGCTCGCCCGCCAAGTTCCCTGTGACGGTTCGCTGTTGTCACGGTTCGAGTCGGCCGAACGGGTGCCGAAGCTGTCGACGGTGCAGCGGCTGGACGTGCTGCTGAAGACGGGCGGGCGGCTGGAGCGGGCCTGGCACGAGGTGGATTGGCACCGGGAAATCGAGCATCCTGATTGGTTCAAGCAGTTCGTCAAGGTGGAATCGACTTCGGTTCTTTTCCGGGACTACAACGTCTCCGCAATCCCAGGGCTGCTGCAGACTCCGGAATATGCCCGCGCCCTCCTGGCGAGAGGCCCGGCGCGAAAGGACGGCCCTTCACTGGAGCAGCGGGTGAAAGCTCGGATGAGTCGTCAGGAACGATTCCTGACGGAGGACGGCCCGCTGGCCTTCTTCGTCATCGACGAAGGCGTCCTGCGACGGATGGTGGGCGGTCGACTGGTGATGTACCACCAGTTGAAGCACATCCTCGACGTGATCGAGCGCTACCCGAACATCGTGGTGCAGATCGCCCCGGACGAACTGGGCGAGCACGTCCCCGCAACCGAGAGTTTCAAGCTGGTGACGCTGCCCGACGGCTCCGAGGTGATCTACTCCGAGAGCGTGACGCGCGGTCACTTTTCGCGTCAGCCAGAGGAGATCGAGCGCCTCTCACGGGCCTATGATCGGCTACGAGCGGATGCCCTCTCGGCGTCCGAGTCAGCCGACTTGATCCGCCGTGTCATGGAAGGACTGCTCAACGTGAGCCCAGAAATCCAGCCGCTCCCGACCAAGCTCTCGTGGTTCAAGGCCAGCAGCAGCGGCAACAACGGCGGCGACTGCATCGAGACCACGCGCGATCTCCTCCCCACCGGTCTGATGCCCGTCCGCGACTCCAAGAACCCGGACGGCCACGCGCTCACGTTCCCCGCTGACTCCTTCGCCGCCTTCATCAACGGCGTCAAAACCGGCGGTTTCGGCACCGTCTGA
- a CDS encoding ABC transporter permease, producing the protein MSALSVAVRDSNTMLRRNLLHARRYPSGTLNLLLAPIVLLLLFVYIFGDVMSAGIGGGGADRSEYIAYIVPGILMMTIGSTVIGAAVHISMDMSEGLIARFRTLAIHRGSVIIGHVVGSVLQCVASVVVVGAVAVAIGFRPTDATALDWLAAFGLVVLFALAFTWIAVGIGMASPNAEAAANSAQPLILLPLISSAFIPAGTMPGWFRPIAEYQPFTPAIETLRGLLLGTHIGNNWWIAIAWCLGLTALGYRWSTARFNRDPN; encoded by the coding sequence ATGAGCGCCCTCTCCGTCGCCGTCCGCGACTCGAACACGATGCTGCGCCGCAACCTGCTGCACGCGCGGCGCTACCCGTCCGGGACCCTGAACCTGCTGCTCGCGCCGATCGTGCTGCTGCTGCTCTTCGTCTACATCTTCGGTGACGTGATGAGCGCGGGCATCGGCGGAGGCGGCGCCGACCGCTCCGAGTACATCGCCTACATCGTCCCGGGCATTCTGATGATGACCATCGGCAGCACTGTGATCGGGGCCGCGGTGCACATCTCCATGGACATGAGCGAGGGCCTCATAGCCCGCTTCCGTACGCTGGCGATCCATCGCGGCTCCGTGATCATCGGGCACGTCGTCGGCAGCGTGCTGCAGTGCGTCGCCAGCGTGGTCGTGGTCGGGGCGGTCGCCGTGGCCATCGGCTTCCGGCCCACGGACGCCACGGCCTTGGACTGGCTCGCGGCGTTCGGGCTGGTCGTGCTGTTCGCCCTGGCGTTCACCTGGATCGCGGTCGGCATCGGGATGGCCAGCCCGAACGCCGAGGCGGCCGCCAACAGCGCACAGCCGCTGATCCTCCTCCCGCTCATCTCCAGTGCCTTCATCCCGGCCGGCACGATGCCGGGCTGGTTCCGGCCGATCGCCGAGTACCAGCCGTTCACACCGGCCATCGAGACCCTGCGCGGCCTGCTGCTCGGCACCCACATCGGCAACAACTGGTGGATCGCGATCGCCTGGTGCCTCGGCCTGACCGCGCTCGGCTACCGATGGTCGACGGCGCGGTTCAACCGCGACCCGAACTGA
- a CDS encoding TetR/AcrR family transcriptional regulator C-terminal domain-containing protein — protein sequence MDQQGHGALSFRTLATALGISVASLQRRCTDLAGLLDLVTDHLAARLPDIPPGIDWATATETRFAALYELLTAHPGLVALRGDRPWLGPQLLKRLVEPQLADSVAAGMAPKEAITAYRRMYLLTLGSASFVDHRDPKAAQAATRTALAALDPEEFPVLTGHLAAILPAVVDHEVYFGALRQLIHAADPARPGRHAGLIR from the coding sequence GTGGATCAGCAAGGCCACGGCGCGCTCAGCTTCCGCACCCTGGCCACCGCGCTGGGCATCTCCGTCGCCTCGCTCCAGCGCCGCTGCACGGACCTGGCCGGACTGCTGGACCTGGTCACCGACCACCTCGCCGCCCGGCTACCCGACATCCCGCCCGGCATCGACTGGGCCACGGCCACCGAGACCCGTTTCGCCGCGCTCTACGAGCTGCTGACGGCCCATCCGGGCTTGGTCGCCCTGCGCGGCGACCGGCCCTGGCTCGGCCCGCAGCTACTGAAACGCCTGGTGGAACCGCAGCTCGCCGACTCGGTCGCGGCCGGTATGGCGCCGAAGGAGGCGATCACCGCCTATCGGCGGATGTATCTGCTCACGCTCGGCAGCGCGAGCTTCGTCGACCACCGGGACCCGAAGGCCGCCCAGGCCGCCACCCGCACCGCGCTGGCCGCGCTCGACCCCGAGGAGTTCCCGGTGCTGACCGGGCACCTCGCCGCAATCCTGCCTGCCGTGGTCGACCACGAGGTCTACTTCGGCGCGCTCCGTCAGCTCATCCACGCCGCTGACCCTGCCCGGCCCGGTCGGCACGCAGGGCTCATCCGGTGA
- a CDS encoding ATP-binding cassette domain-containing protein, with protein MPTSRKSGGHPSPAAISAVGLRKSYGEKTVLDGIDLYIPAGSVFALLGPNGAGKTTAVKILSTLITADGGHAQVAGHDIAADPQAVRAAIGVTGQFSAVDGLITGEENMLLLADLHHLSKREGRRVTAELLARFDLVEAAKKPAATYSGGMKRRLDLAMTLVGDPRIIFLDEPTTGLDPRSRHHMWQIIRELVTGGVTVFLTTQYLDEADELADRIAVLDDGRVAAEGSAEELKRLIPGGHVRLRFTDPSAYQSAACALREVTRDDEALALQIPSDGSQRELRAILDRLDTVGVEADELTVHSPDLDDVFFALTGPSDVPNQPKGNVR; from the coding sequence ATGCCCACATCCAGGAAGAGCGGCGGTCATCCGTCGCCGGCCGCCATCTCCGCCGTCGGTCTGCGCAAGTCCTACGGCGAGAAGACCGTCCTCGACGGCATCGACCTGTACATCCCGGCCGGGTCCGTGTTCGCGCTGCTCGGGCCGAACGGCGCCGGCAAGACCACCGCCGTGAAGATCCTCTCCACCCTCATCACCGCCGACGGCGGCCATGCCCAGGTCGCGGGCCACGACATCGCCGCCGACCCGCAGGCCGTGCGCGCCGCGATCGGTGTCACCGGACAGTTCTCCGCCGTCGACGGCCTGATCACCGGCGAGGAGAACATGCTCCTGCTGGCGGACCTGCACCACCTGTCCAAGCGCGAGGGCCGTCGGGTCACCGCCGAACTGCTGGCGCGCTTCGACCTGGTGGAGGCCGCGAAGAAGCCCGCCGCCACCTACTCCGGCGGCATGAAGCGGCGTCTCGACCTCGCCATGACCCTGGTCGGCGACCCGCGGATCATCTTCCTCGACGAGCCGACCACCGGCCTCGACCCGCGCAGCCGCCACCACATGTGGCAGATCATCCGCGAACTCGTCACCGGCGGCGTCACCGTCTTCCTCACCACCCAGTACCTGGACGAAGCCGACGAACTCGCCGACCGCATCGCCGTGCTCGACGACGGCAGGGTCGCCGCCGAGGGGAGCGCCGAGGAGCTGAAGCGGCTCATCCCCGGCGGGCACGTGCGGCTGCGCTTCACCGACCCGTCCGCGTACCAGTCGGCTGCCTGCGCGCTGCGCGAGGTGACCCGGGACGACGAGGCGCTGGCGCTGCAGATCCCCAGCGACGGCAGCCAGCGCGAGCTGCGCGCCATCCTCGACCGGCTGGACACGGTCGGCGTCGAGGCGGACGAGCTGACCGTGCACAGCCCCGACCTCGACGACGTGTTCTTCGCCCTCACCGGCCCGTCCGACGTCCCCAACCAGCCGAAGGGGAACGTCCGATGA
- a CDS encoding RibD family protein, producing MDQVRAESDASLTGGNTLRSDNPRLLVNSEKRRADRVAAGRPEYPLKVTITASGDLDRDLKFWHFGDKKVAYSTDAAAPKLREKLDGLADVVSTGPTVDFGVLLDDLAGRGVERLMVEGGGQIHTQFLSQGLADEVHLAVAPLLVGDAAAPRFVHPADYPGGSTRRMKLLEARTVGDVVLLRYAPKAGSATVVGARYPLARKGS from the coding sequence GTGGACCAGGTCCGCGCGGAGTCGGACGCCAGCCTCACCGGTGGCAACACCCTGCGCAGCGACAATCCGAGGTTGCTGGTCAACAGCGAGAAGCGCCGGGCGGACCGCGTCGCGGCCGGCAGGCCCGAGTACCCCCTCAAGGTGACCATCACCGCCAGTGGGGACCTCGATCGCGACCTCAAGTTCTGGCACTTCGGCGACAAGAAGGTCGCCTACAGCACCGACGCTGCCGCGCCGAAGCTCCGCGAGAAGCTGGACGGACTCGCCGACGTCGTCAGTACCGGCCCGACCGTGGACTTCGGCGTCCTGCTCGACGACCTGGCCGGCCGTGGCGTCGAGCGCCTCATGGTCGAAGGTGGCGGACAGATCCACACCCAGTTCCTGTCCCAGGGCCTGGCCGATGAAGTGCACCTTGCGGTCGCGCCCTTGCTCGTCGGGGACGCCGCCGCACCGCGCTTCGTCCACCCGGCCGACTACCCGGGTGGCAGCACGCGGCGCATGAAGCTCCTCGAGGCCCGCACCGTCGGCGACGTGGTCCTCCTGCGGTACGCGCCGAAGGCCGGCTCGGCCACCGTGGTCGGCGCGAGGTATCCGCTTGCCCGGAAAGGAAGCTGA
- a CDS encoding threonine/serine dehydratase, which translates to MHQLTYGDIKAATDRIAGRIRPIALAPVDPGAIRPAHRDPLDDRPEQPCEVWLALEYMQHTGSFKARGAQNFIQAHRDGGTLPDAGVTIASGGNAGLACAWAAQQQGVRATVFLPTTAPAVKVAKLRGYGADVRLVGAEYAEALAACEEFAAATGALASHAYDHPLIAAGAGTLLEEIRARIPGLDTVVVAVGGGGLFTGVATAAQHHGIRTVAVEPEDCRALNAAIDAGHLVDVTVDSIAADSLGARRASQMALHAAQQDSVHSVLVPDSEIVRARQALWDHRRVAVEHGAATALAALTSPDQQLPNRDLPNRPVEPSRSYRPGNGEKIAVVLCGANTDVRTLMHQSNEN; encoded by the coding sequence GTGCACCAGCTCACGTACGGCGACATCAAGGCCGCCACCGACCGGATCGCCGGACGCATCCGCCCCATCGCCCTCGCACCCGTCGACCCCGGCGCGATCCGCCCCGCCCACCGCGACCCCCTGGACGACCGGCCCGAGCAGCCGTGCGAGGTGTGGCTGGCGTTGGAGTACATGCAGCACACCGGCTCATTCAAGGCCCGGGGTGCGCAGAACTTCATCCAGGCCCACCGCGACGGGGGCACCCTCCCTGACGCCGGGGTGACCATCGCGTCGGGCGGCAACGCCGGGCTGGCGTGTGCGTGGGCCGCCCAGCAGCAGGGCGTCCGGGCCACGGTCTTCCTGCCCACCACCGCCCCGGCGGTGAAGGTCGCCAAACTCCGCGGCTACGGCGCGGACGTGCGCCTGGTCGGCGCGGAGTACGCCGAGGCCCTCGCCGCGTGCGAGGAGTTCGCGGCGGCCACCGGGGCGCTTGCCTCGCATGCCTACGACCACCCACTCATCGCTGCCGGTGCCGGCACCCTGCTGGAGGAGATCCGGGCCCGAATTCCCGGCCTGGACACCGTGGTGGTCGCGGTCGGCGGCGGCGGCCTGTTCACCGGTGTGGCCACCGCCGCCCAGCATCACGGCATCCGCACCGTCGCGGTCGAGCCCGAGGACTGCCGCGCGCTCAACGCCGCCATCGACGCGGGCCACCTGGTCGACGTCACCGTGGACTCGATCGCCGCCGACTCCCTCGGCGCCCGCCGGGCCTCGCAGATGGCCCTGCACGCCGCCCAGCAGGACAGCGTCCACTCCGTGCTCGTCCCGGACAGCGAGATCGTCCGCGCCCGCCAGGCGCTGTGGGACCACCGCCGCGTCGCCGTCGAGCACGGCGCCGCGACCGCCCTGGCGGCCCTGACCTCCCCGGACCAGCAACTGCCCAACCGGGACCTGCCGAACCGCCCCGTCGAGCCGAGCCGCAGTTACCGGCCCGGCAACGGCGAGAAGATCGCCGTGGTGCTCTGCGGGGCCAATACCGACGTTCGGACGCTCATGCACCAGAGCAACGAGAACTGA
- a CDS encoding DUF397 domain-containing protein yields MTLTWFKSSYSGENGGNCVEASPDLLPAGLVPVRDSKNPDGPALAFPAASFTRFITSVKDGTLPTA; encoded by the coding sequence ATGACCCTCACCTGGTTCAAGTCCAGCTACAGCGGCGAGAACGGCGGCAACTGCGTCGAGGCCTCCCCCGACCTCCTCCCCGCCGGCCTCGTCCCCGTCCGCGACTCCAAGAACCCCGACGGCCCCGCACTCGCCTTCCCCGCCGCCTCCTTCACCCGCTTCATCACCAGCGTCAAGGACGGCACCCTCCCCACCGCCTGA
- a CDS encoding DUF1048 domain-containing protein codes for MSDVEKSGFISKVIGPKKRWRAYKARVKELPANHRAAVEAIERHLMHFVPTDGESNASMFEDLADLFEQAAADGTPIREIVGEDPAEFVEAFAQNYSEGGYVPARARKRLTDDLARAEAEVS; via the coding sequence ATGTCCGATGTCGAAAAGAGCGGCTTCATCTCGAAGGTGATCGGGCCCAAGAAGCGCTGGAGGGCATACAAGGCGCGGGTCAAGGAGCTTCCCGCGAACCACCGCGCGGCGGTCGAGGCGATCGAGCGGCACCTGATGCACTTCGTGCCGACGGACGGCGAGAGCAACGCGTCGATGTTCGAAGACCTCGCCGACCTGTTCGAGCAGGCGGCGGCGGACGGAACGCCGATCCGCGAGATCGTCGGGGAAGACCCGGCGGAGTTCGTCGAGGCGTTCGCCCAGAACTACTCGGAGGGTGGCTACGTTCCCGCCCGTGCGCGGAAGCGGCTGACCGACGACCTCGCGCGCGCCGAGGCCGAGGTGTCCTGA
- a CDS encoding 2OG-Fe(II)-dependent halogenase WelO5 family protein yields the protein MSRTTALDPLFTAVTTPAFTDRHLANLAAGTLAAVRVPGFLDLTTCQAAMTAVDRLPTADYDPARVPTPIIRFGPALSDHRDQNGVLDADRYWRDAEAARTAWHRAGLRPDPITVSLARLGCAWGAAVTPATIGGRAVFGGTLREINAGAFVHCDSITREFSAGLFDQEVVAQLAFNVWVAVPETGGATTVWRHRWEPADEQHRQAYGYRPETVEHCQRISLTPQVGDALLFNPANFHAVDPCPGQRRIAFAFFLALTTTGQLIAWS from the coding sequence ATGTCCCGCACCACGGCGCTCGACCCGCTGTTCACCGCAGTGACCACCCCGGCCTTCACCGACCGGCACCTGGCCAACCTCGCGGCCGGCACCCTCGCCGCTGTCCGCGTCCCCGGCTTCCTCGACCTGACGACCTGCCAGGCCGCGATGACGGCGGTGGACCGGCTGCCCACCGCCGACTACGACCCGGCCCGGGTGCCCACCCCGATCATCCGCTTCGGCCCCGCACTCAGCGACCACCGCGACCAGAACGGCGTGCTGGACGCCGACCGGTACTGGCGCGACGCCGAGGCTGCCCGCACCGCCTGGCACCGGGCCGGTCTGCGCCCGGACCCCATCACCGTCTCGCTGGCCCGCCTCGGCTGTGCCTGGGGCGCCGCCGTCACCCCGGCCACCATCGGCGGGCGCGCCGTGTTCGGCGGCACCCTGCGCGAAATCAACGCGGGTGCGTTCGTCCACTGCGACTCGATCACCCGGGAGTTCTCCGCCGGGCTCTTCGACCAAGAGGTCGTAGCCCAACTGGCGTTCAACGTCTGGGTCGCCGTCCCCGAGACCGGCGGGGCGACCACCGTGTGGCGCCACCGCTGGGAGCCGGCCGACGAACAGCACCGCCAGGCGTACGGCTACCGGCCTGAGACCGTCGAGCACTGCCAGCGGATCAGCCTGACCCCGCAGGTCGGCGACGCACTGCTGTTCAACCCCGCGAACTTCCACGCGGTCGATCCCTGCCCCGGGCAGCGGCGGATCGCCTTCGCCTTCTTCCTGGCACTCACCACCACGGGCCAGCTCATCGCCTGGTCCTGA
- a CDS encoding PadR family transcriptional regulator, with product MTKLETEMLKGTLEGIILASLAGRPAYGYEITARLREQGFSDIAEGTIYALLVRIEKRGLVDVAKVPSEKGPPRKVHSLNAQGREYLEEFWRTWSFLTERLEQLREGGA from the coding sequence ATGACCAAGCTGGAGACGGAGATGCTCAAGGGCACGCTGGAGGGCATCATTCTGGCGTCCCTGGCCGGCCGGCCCGCCTACGGCTACGAGATCACGGCGCGGCTGCGGGAGCAGGGGTTCTCCGACATCGCCGAAGGGACCATCTACGCGCTGCTCGTCAGGATCGAGAAGCGCGGCCTCGTCGACGTGGCGAAGGTCCCCTCCGAGAAGGGGCCGCCACGCAAGGTGCACTCCCTCAATGCTCAGGGGCGGGAGTACCTCGAAGAGTTCTGGAGGACGTGGAGCTTCCTCACGGAACGACTGGAACAGCTCCGCGAAGGGGGCGCGTGA